In Parasegetibacter sp. NRK P23, the genomic stretch GCCATAGTTCACCATACTTCTTTCGTTCGACTTGATGGTAGAAAATCCATTCTCTACGGAAAGCGGTACTTCCATCACTTCGTTGTCCATCGATTCGTAGTAAGTTTCCACTGTGGTATTGATGGCGTTGTTCAGGAAACCGAGTTCGAAGCCGAGGTTGAACTTGGTTTTGGTTTGTGGTTTAAAGTTGTCGTTTGGAATATTGCCCCAGTTGATGTAAACGGTGGGATCATCATTGTAGTTGTTGCCGATGCTGTACGTTCCGTAGGCATCAAAGATGCTTCCGGTAGGAACGATGTTCTTACCCCATCCGGCCCTGATGGATCCGTAGCTGAGCCAGGCTTTATCGGTGAAGAAGTTTTCCCGGTTAAAGTTCCAGCGCGCACTCACCGAAGGGTTCTGGGTATAACCGGTGGTGGGTCCGTTGGTTGAAGTTCCGTCCCAGCGGTAACTCAGGTCGATCACATATTTGGTATCGAAGTTATAGGAGATGGTACCGCCATAACCGTGGATGCGGGTATCTTTCGCGTTGTTGAGGGTACCGCCGCGGGAAAGTGTCCAGTTGTAACCCACCGGACCTTCGATCTGGTCGTTACTGGTCTGGTTCAGTTCAATGGCATTCGCCCGGAATCCATAAGAAGACAGTTCATTGAACACAAACGCATTCAGGTTATGCCTGTTGATGGTTTTGATGTAACTGAGCGCCGAACGGTTGTAAACAGTGTACGTTTTATCGTTGTAGCTGTAGTATCCGGAACGGTTGTTGTTGATGAAGGAAGGACTGAAGCGACTGGAAGTACCCGTGATGATATTGTAAGTAAACAGGTTCGACATCCGCAGGCCCTTGATGGGTTCATACTGCAGATCGAGCGTGGTAGCTATGTTGATGTTCTTGTTGTCATCGTCCACTTCCTTTCCATCCGCCGCCGCATTAAAGTCGGCGTAATAAGCCGGGGACAGTAAGGAGGACAGATTGGAAGCCGCTTTAATATCCACCTGTTGCAAACCGAGTCCGCTGCCGTTGTTCCTTTGCCCCATGGAACCACGGAGGTTGGTCACCATTCTGAATTTTTCAGTGGGCTGATACAGGGCGTCCATACCCAAAGTGTATCTTTTGAAACCGGTGTTCCGCATGATACCATCTTCTGAATAATAGTTCAGGTTGGTTTTGTAGTTGAAAGTCTGGTCACCACCGGAGATATTGATGTTATGGGTCTGGTTGTAGGTGGTGCGGAAGAAAAGGTTTTGCCAGTCTGTGGAGTTGTTGTAGTAAGGGTTAAGTGAATCCGACAGGAATGGTGTGGAGTTAATCAACCGGAGCGCGGATTCGTAAGTCGTATCGTAATTCAGTATCTGGCTGATCCGTGCCTGGCGCTCATCGTTTCCCCCCATCACTTTGCGTTGTGCGGGCGCGTAGTTCATAAAGTAAGAACCGGAATAGGATATGATGGGCACTTTGGAACGACCGCGCCTCGTGGTCACGATAATTACACCGTAAGCGCCACGTGAACCGTATTGTGAAGTGGCGGCGGCATCTTTCAGGAACTCCATCTGCTCAATATCTTCCGGAGGAATAAGGGAGAGCGGACTAATGCCGGGTCCTCCACCCTGGAAACCATATTCGTAGTTGGTGTTCATGTCTACGGGCACACCATCTATTACAAACAGTGGTGAAGTGGGGGTAAGAAATCCATCTGCGCTCACGGCAGCACTTGAAATACCGCGCAGGTTAATGGTACCCATCGCACCGGGAGAACCTGTGTTGTTCTGGATGTTCAGGCCGGCCACTTTTCCCTGGAGGAGTTCCATCACGTTGGCGACGGGCACATCCTGCAGTTGTTTACCGGAAATCACCGTAGTGGCGCCGGTGGTGGTTTCGCGGGTGGAGCGTTTGAACCCCTGTACCACTACTTCTTTCATCGCGTCGTCTTTGGGCGACATCACAATCTCCAT encodes the following:
- a CDS encoding SusC/RagA family TonB-linked outer membrane protein, whose amino-acid sequence is MRKLLAAPLALLFCCLVPTLLKAQTKVTIRGIVVDKVDNSRKPGVSITAGKKVLGSTDNEGKFDFTVEAGTTVTFTFSGFGSEKRTITQSQLSMEIVMSPKDDAMKEVVVQGFKRSTRETTTGATTVISGKQLQDVPVANVMELLQGKVAGLNIQNNTGSPGAMGTINLRGISSAAVSADGFLTPTSPLFVIDGVPVDMNTNYEYGFQGGGPGISPLSLIPPEDIEQMEFLKDAAATSQYGSRGAYGVIIVTTRRGRSKVPIISYSGSYFMNYAPAQRKVMGGNDERQARISQILNYDTTYESALRLINSTPFLSDSLNPYYNNSTDWQNLFFRTTYNQTHNINISGGDQTFNYKTNLNYYSEDGIMRNTGFKRYTLGMDALYQPTEKFRMVTNLRGSMGQRNNGSGLGLQQVDIKAASNLSSLLSPAYYADFNAAADGKEVDDDNKNINIATTLDLQYEPIKGLRMSNLFTYNIITGTSSRFSPSFINNNRSGYYSYNDKTYTVYNRSALSYIKTINRHNLNAFVFNELSSYGFRANAIELNQTSNDQIEGPVGYNWTLSRGGTLNNAKDTRIHGYGGTISYNFDTKYVIDLSYRWDGTSTNGPTTGYTQNPSVSARWNFNRENFFTDKAWLSYGSIRAGWGKNIVPTGSIFDAYGTYSIGNNYNDDPTVYINWGNIPNDNFKPQTKTKFNLGFELGFLNNAINTTVETYYESMDNEVMEVPLSVENGFSTIKSNERSMVNYGYEITAMFRLLPQGRPLQWTVSGTYALNNPVLTRLPNNERQRVQNFTDSDNSGVPIVYRLGMSPFSNLVYHTAGVFASTADVPVNPQTGLRLQNGRNTGVYFQGGDPMFTDINGDYIIDEQDLVSAGNPLPRITGGFNSLTTYKNFTLSVNLSYTIKRDLLNSALSETFRNFYNPTSPNALVPIDEYDFWKPSADDKASGSANATYPNPFDFRRANLIQPYRYNQTLFMEDGSYWKINNITLKYNFNRNWTRSIGVTSANVYLTLNNVYTFSNYSGPDPELVSQLGRDVSGGYPNRRSMAVGMNIQF